Proteins found in one Eretmochelys imbricata isolate rEreImb1 chromosome 9, rEreImb1.hap1, whole genome shotgun sequence genomic segment:
- the GPR171 gene encoding G-protein coupled receptor 171 encodes MSLSNISNCSVYRQLEPFTYFYYLIFLIGFIGSCFALWAFTQKDQKQKCMSIYLINLLTADFLLTLALPVKIIVDLGIAPWRLRIFHCQVTACLIYINMYLSIIFLGFVSMDRCLQLMHSTKIYRIQEPGFAKMLSAVVWIMVLLIMVPNMVIPIKEIEQKPTVGCIDFKTTVGKDWHVFTNFICTAIFLNFSAMILISNFLVVRQLYLNKYSKSYANVKKAQINILLVTAGYIMCFVPYHIVRIPYTLSQSDAITDCLLKQSLFKAKESTLLLAVLNLCFDPILYFYLSKTFRLKITETFIAHKETKILTGEGVH; translated from the coding sequence ATGTCCTTAAGCAATATCTCAAATTGCAGTGTCTACAGACAACTGGAACCATTTACCTATTTTTACTACTTAATTTTCCTCATTGGATTTATTGGGAGTTGTTTTGCCCTATGGGCATTCACTCAAAAGGATCAGAAACAAAAATGTATGAGCATCTATCTAATTAACCTCCTAACAGCTGATTTCCTGTTGACTCTGGCATTGCCAGTAAAAATAATTGTTGACTTAGGTATTGCCCCCTGGAGACTGAGGATATTCCACTGCCAGGTCACAGCTTGCCTCATCTATATTAATATGTATTTATCAATCATATTTTTGGGATTTGTAAGCATGGACCGCTGCCTTCAGTTAATGCACAGTACTAAGATCTATCGAATCCAAGAACCTGGATTTGCCAAGATGTTATCTGCAGTTGTATGGATAATGGTTCTCCTTATAATGGTACCTAACATGGTGATTCCAATCAAAGAAATAGAACAAAAGCCTACTGTGGGGTGTATTGATTTCAAAACAACAGTTGGAAAAGATTGGCATGTGTTTACTAATTTCATATGTACAGCAATATTCCTGAATTTTTCAGCCATGATACTTATTTCCAATTTTCTTGTTGTTAGACAACTTTACCTAAACAAATACAGCAAGAGTTATGCAAATGTAAAGAAAGCTCAGATAAATATACTGTTAGTAACAGCAGGCTACATCATGTGTTTCGTTCCTTACCACATTGTTCGGATCCCCTATACTTTGAGCCAGAGTGATGCTATAACCGATTGTCTTCTGAAACAATCCCTCTTTAAAGCAAAGGAATCCACTCTGCTGTTGGCAGTGTTGAATCTCTGTTTTGAtcctattttatatttttatctttCCAAGACATTTAGACTAAAAATTACTGAGACTTTTATAGCACATAAAGAAACAAAGATTCTCACAGGAGAAGGAGTACATTGA